AGGCTGTCCGCGCTGCCCTTGAGACTTGGTGGGTGCATCCGACGCACTATTCGCGCCTCGGATAGCACTTCCATCAGCTCATAAAAACGGTCGACCAATTTATGGATACCTGCCTCACCCCCTAACTGGAGGTAAGCACTGGCGTTGTTCTCATGCTGGGAATTTAATAGTTCAGTCATGTCATCACTATTCAAAGTAAGAACTTTATCCAGCCGGCGAGGGCAAGCGCTGCAAGGCAGGTCCATCCTGAAAATAACCATCGCCAGACCGGCGCGCGCGGGACAAATCCCACCCCGTTTACAAAAGCCACGCTCATGGCTGCGAACAGCGCAGTTGCAAGAGCGTGGTCAGCTTTTCCATCTGCGGCTGCGATCAGAGGCGGATAAAGGGTGCAAGCCAGCATGATCGCCACGGCGATAATCAAACTCAGCACGTGTATGCGTGAGGTAGGTGGGACGTTAGCGACGTGGGTCATCGTGACTCTGCCTCATCGCTGTCTGTCCTGGCGCGACCAGCTTCGTTCTCGCCCCACATCGCGTTCAATATCGCCAGTAGCAATGCAAAACCGACTCCCAGCATCCAGGCGAAATACCACATAATTTTTTACTCCTTTGCTGGCACTAGTAGGCTGAGTGGTCGTTGGCTTTAATGTGCGCGATGGTCACCTTGCCCCGCATGACGCGATACGCCCATGAGGTATAAAGGATGATCAGTGGCATGAAAATCAATGCCGCCCAGAACATGATGGCAAGGCTAAGGTGGCTGGAAACGCTGTCCCAAACGGTCAGACTTGCAGCGGGCATTGACGATGACGGCATGATGAATGGAAACATTGAAACGCCTGCGGTGCTGATGACACCGGCGACAGCAAGCGATGACGCCACAAATGCTGAGAGAGTGCGGCGAACCATCAGCAGCATGGCTGCGCTCGCTGCGCCAGCCAAGCCCATCAAAGGTAACAGCCACAACAAAGGGTAGTGGCTATAGTTGGTCATCCAGGCACCCGCTTCGCGTACTACTGATTTACCGAGGATGTCGGGCAGTCCAGCCGTGTCAACCACTGAGGTAATGCGATAGCCATCGATCGACTGTAGCCAAATTCCGGCGATTACAAATGAGCAAGCCAGCACGATGGCCGCACCCACCGCACCCTTTACAGCCCTGGTCTGGATAACACCTTCAGTACGGTGTGCCAGATAGCTTGCGCCTTGCAGAGTAATCATTGCGCTACTGACAACGCCCGACAACAGTGCGAAGGGATTCAGCAACTGCCAGAAGCTGCCAGTGTAGGTTGATACCAAATAATCGTTGAACTGGAACGGTACTCCTTGCAGCAAATTCCCGAACGCGATCCCGAATACAAGTGGGGGTACTGTACCCCCCACGAATAGACCCCAATCCCAAGTGTTGCGCCACGTTGAATTTTGAATCTTGCTGCGATAATCGAAGCCGACGGGGCGGAAAAACAACGCCCAAAGAACCAGTATCATCGCCCAGTAAAAACCGCTGAACGCCGTTGCATAAACCACTGGCCATGCTGCAAATAACGCGCCGCCAGCAGTGATGAACCAGACCTGATTCCCATCCCAGTGTGGGCCGACAGTGTTTATAACGACGCGCCTCTCCATATCATTGCGGCCAACGAACGGCAGTAATGTACCGACCCCCATATCGTGGCCGTCCATAATGGCGAAGCCAATCAGCAGTACGCCTACCAGCGCCCACCAGATAATTTTCAGGGTGAAATAATCAAGCATGATGGCTTTCCTTCAAATTGGCGTCGTAGACATACCGGCCAGTTCCGAGACTGCCTGGACCTTGACGGGCGAACTTGACCATCAAGAACATCTCTACCACCAGCAGCGTGGTGTAGAAGACAATGAATCCTGCTAACGACCCGTATAAATTGTTGACGCCAAGCGTTGAGACACTCATGTGGGTTGGTAACACACCGTAGATAGTCCATGGCTGGCGGCCGTATTCGGCAACGAACCAGCCAAGTTCGCAGGAGATCCAAGGCGCTGGCAGCATGCAGAGCGCTAAACGCAATAACCAGCGGCGTTGCGTGCAGGTCGACTTCAACGTGCTCCAGAACGACAGCCCAAATAGCAGCAGCATCGCAAACCCTAGACCTACCATGATCCGAAATGCCCAAAACATAGGTGTAACGCGAGGCACGGTATCGTTGACGGCTTTATCTATGATGTCCGGTGTGGCCTGATTGACATCCTCGACATACTTCTTAAGCAGCAGGCCGAAACCGAGGTCTGCCTTATATTCTTCGAACACCTGCAGTGCAGCTGGATCACCGCGATGCTTGCGCAATGTTTCCAGCGCATTGACTGCAGTAATGCCGCGCAGGATGCGAGCCCGGTTTTTTTCCTTGATCTCATGGATACCAGGGATTTGCTTACTTACCGATCGGGTGCCAATCAACCCCATCAACCACGGCACTTCAACTTCCCAGTTATTCTTCGACTCGCCTTCGTTGATGCTGGCCAATAATGTCAGTCCGGCGGGTGCTGGTTTTGTTTCCCACATGGCCTCCATGGCCGCCATCTTAGTTTGCTGTGCCTCGCCCACCGTATAACCAGACTCATCACCCAAG
The nucleotide sequence above comes from Pseudomonas sp. AB6. Encoded proteins:
- a CDS encoding cyd operon YbgE family protein, producing the protein MTHVANVPPTSRIHVLSLIIAVAIMLACTLYPPLIAAADGKADHALATALFAAMSVAFVNGVGFVPRAPVWRWLFSGWTCLAALALAGWIKFLL
- the cydX gene encoding cytochrome bd-I oxidase subunit CydX, coding for MWYFAWMLGVGFALLLAILNAMWGENEAGRARTDSDEAESR
- the cydB gene encoding cytochrome d ubiquinol oxidase subunit II, whose translation is MLDYFTLKIIWWALVGVLLIGFAIMDGHDMGVGTLLPFVGRNDMERRVVINTVGPHWDGNQVWFITAGGALFAAWPVVYATAFSGFYWAMILVLWALFFRPVGFDYRSKIQNSTWRNTWDWGLFVGGTVPPLVFGIAFGNLLQGVPFQFNDYLVSTYTGSFWQLLNPFALLSGVVSSAMITLQGASYLAHRTEGVIQTRAVKGAVGAAIVLACSFVIAGIWLQSIDGYRITSVVDTAGLPDILGKSVVREAGAWMTNYSHYPLLWLLPLMGLAGAASAAMLLMVRRTLSAFVASSLAVAGVISTAGVSMFPFIMPSSSMPAASLTVWDSVSSHLSLAIMFWAALIFMPLIILYTSWAYRVMRGKVTIAHIKANDHSAY
- a CDS encoding cytochrome ubiquinol oxidase subunit I, which codes for MISEHLVELSRLQFAATALYHFLFVPLTVGMVWLLVIMESVYVMTGNVIWKDMTRFWGKLFGINFALGVTTGITLEFQFGTNWAYYSHYVGDIFGAPLAIEGMMAFFLESTMIGLFFFGWDRLKKEHHFLVTLLMAIGTNLSALWILIANGWMQNPVGSEFSYLTMRMEMVDFWAVVFNPVAQAKFVHTVSAGYVTGSMFVLSISSWYLLKNRDVEFAKRSFRVAAAFGLASVLSVIVLGDESGYTVGEAQQTKMAAMEAMWETKPAPAGLTLLASINEGESKNNWEVEVPWLMGLIGTRSVSKQIPGIHEIKEKNRARILRGITAVNALETLRKHRGDPAALQVFEEYKADLGFGLLLKKYVEDVNQATPDIIDKAVNDTVPRVTPMFWAFRIMVGLGFAMLLLFGLSFWSTLKSTCTQRRWLLRLALCMLPAPWISCELGWFVAEYGRQPWTIYGVLPTHMSVSTLGVNNLYGSLAGFIVFYTTLLVVEMFLMVKFARQGPGSLGTGRYVYDANLKESHHA